A single genomic interval of Helianthus annuus cultivar XRQ/B chromosome 13, HanXRQr2.0-SUNRISE, whole genome shotgun sequence harbors:
- the LOC110901661 gene encoding disease resistance protein RUN1-like has translation MASSSTSFIHKRFTYDVFLSFSGDDTRKTFVDHLYFALQQKRIRTFKDDDDIKIGKNIKDELSKSIEDSKFHVIVFSRNYASSSWCLDELAKIMECHRTKHGHVVCPIFYDVEPSEVRNLCGAVGEAFVKHKEVSIEKWKGALKEIVDLKGWELKNTCDGKFLHRMSYLFFHCNYGI, from the coding sequence ATGGCGTCTTCTTCAACTTCGTTCATTCACAAGAGATTCACATATGATGTGTTTTTAAGTTTTAGTGGTGATGATACTCGTAAAACCTTTGTTGATCATCTTTATTTTGCTCTTCAGCAAAAACGCATTCGCACTTTTAAGGATGATGACGACATCAAGATAGGGAAAAATATTAAGGATGAGCTCAGCAAATCCATTGAAGACTCAAAGTTCCATGTCATTGTTTTCTCAAGGAACTACGCTTCTTCGTCTTGGTGTTTGGATGAGCTAGCAAAGATTATGGAGTGCCATAGGACAAAACACGGGCATGTTGTTTGCCCGATCTTCTATGATGTGGAACCCTCTGAAGTTCGCAACCTATGTGGGGCAGTTGGAGAAGCCTTTGTAAAACATAAAGAAGTCTCTATTGAGAAATGGAAAGGAGCTCTCAAAGAAATAGTGGATCTCAAAGGATGGGAGTTGAAGAACACTTGTGATGGGAAATTCCTTCATCGAATGTCCTATTTATTCTTTCATTGTAACTATGGTATCTAA
- the LOC110899277 gene encoding inactive leucine-rich repeat receptor-like serine/threonine-protein kinase At1g60630: MAYGQKGRGKKYVHHAKEEKYELYPEIKEFPDVNLKHKEDFSKLISWGDCKSFGFHLLIIWRLRVKILKVFFGGAMDHQNLVPLRAYYYNKEEKLLVYDYMPMGSLSALLHVSVR; this comes from the exons ATGGCGTATGGACAAAAGGGACGTGGTAAGAAATACGTTCATCATGCAAAAGAAGAGAAGTATGAACTATATCCT GAAATCAAAGAATTCCCTGATGTTAATCTCAAACATAAAGAAGATTTCAGTAAATTAATATCATGGGGTGATTGCAAAAGTTTTGGGTTTCATCTCCTTATTATTTGGAGGCTGCGGGTCAAGATTCTTAAA GTATTTTTTGGGGGCGCAATGGATCATCAAAATCTAGTTCCACTGAGAGCTTATTATTACAATAAAGAAGAGAAGCTGCTTGTCTACGATTATATGCCAATGGGAAGTCTTTCTGCACTTCTTCATG TATCAGTCAGATGA